The following proteins are co-located in the Pseudodesulfovibrio alkaliphilus genome:
- a CDS encoding bactofilin family protein, with amino-acid sequence MGLFSKKKTDNTELNAFLGVGTEYRGKLDFVGAVRIDGRFDGEISTEGDLVLGRKAHITGTVRVGRLTSCGRIDGDVVVTEHTVLEATSVLNGSLHTPVLTVERGAVVEGCVSMSGNAGPVRKKVVAADFGGKGVSGSAGQPDAEPSVSSGSVARTGSDDASI; translated from the coding sequence ATGGGCCTTTTTTCGAAAAAAAAGACAGACAACACCGAGCTGAACGCATTCCTGGGCGTTGGCACGGAGTACCGCGGCAAGCTCGACTTTGTGGGCGCCGTACGCATAGACGGCCGTTTCGATGGTGAGATTTCCACCGAGGGCGATCTGGTCCTGGGGCGCAAGGCGCACATCACAGGCACAGTCCGGGTGGGCAGGCTGACCTCGTGCGGCCGTATCGACGGCGATGTGGTGGTCACTGAACACACCGTGCTCGAAGCGACCTCGGTGCTCAACGGCAGTCTGCACACCCCCGTGCTCACGGTGGAGCGCGGAGCAGTCGTGGAGGGTTGTGTGTCCATGAGCGGGAACGCCGGACCTGTCAGAAAAAAAGTGGTGGCAGCCGATTTCGGCGGCAAGGGAGTTTCCGGGAGCGCGGGCCAGCCGGATGCGGAGCCGTCCGTGTCGTCCGGTTCCGTGGCCCGGACCGGCTCCGATGACGCAAGCATCTAA
- a CDS encoding MauE/DoxX family redox-associated membrane protein, producing the protein MTRQTLMTGAYLALRLGLGGAFVYAGVLKLMDPMAFAAAIDGYGLVSWSTAKTLARVLPAVEVVTGAGLVFDIRGALGLVVAQLLVFMGVLAWAMHLGLDVDCGCFGPSGLPPGITPPPPSDGLGETARAMIRDAAMLAAGGLILWLRRILGVRPRPHRRG; encoded by the coding sequence ATGACCAGACAGACGTTGATGACAGGCGCGTATCTCGCGCTCAGGCTCGGCCTGGGAGGCGCGTTCGTGTATGCCGGGGTGCTCAAGCTCATGGACCCCATGGCCTTTGCCGCTGCCATTGACGGCTACGGGCTGGTGAGCTGGAGCACGGCCAAGACCCTGGCCAGGGTGCTGCCCGCAGTGGAAGTGGTCACCGGAGCCGGGCTGGTTTTCGACATCCGCGGGGCGTTGGGGCTGGTTGTGGCACAGTTGTTGGTGTTCATGGGCGTGCTGGCCTGGGCCATGCACCTGGGGCTTGATGTGGACTGCGGCTGCTTCGGCCCGTCAGGGCTTCCGCCGGGGATCACGCCCCCGCCGCCCTCCGATGGCCTTGGCGAGACGGCCAGGGCCATGATCCGCGATGCGGCCATGCTCGCGGCAGGCGGCTTGATCCTTTGGTTGCGGCGGATTCTCGGCGTTCGCCCGCGTCCGCATCGGCGCGGCTAG